The following are encoded in a window of uncultured Fibrobacter sp. genomic DNA:
- a CDS encoding PD-(D/E)XK nuclease family transposase, with the protein MPDENASRPTKKYIVTNERGEEFLLPKYAATFRILMDDKDTIRDVLNSLLQLDHEREITELEYEFEKPIDIFMPENDPARLDVWVHTRDNRHMNIEMQNKVHSFFYDRMQLYNTYLTLRGKYEFNRSPYFLGLPEEERRYRYYELPETVSIWLCNDPILKPKDIYKDVWSTYSEHDVKSGNALPISRKNRYIVIDLPNFVKLRKGVKTREDFWLRLISRGPLQVPKTEDPIFANALDRLRVSRMSPELLKALEANMFDHHEYEVLEAEAFLKGEARGLASGMKKGAQQEREKNEALTTKRANYLRSQNVPDDVISTMLSLK; encoded by the coding sequence ATGCCTGATGAAAATGCAAGTCGGCCGACCAAGAAGTACATTGTCACGAACGAGCGCGGCGAGGAATTCCTGCTGCCCAAATACGCGGCGACCTTCCGCATCCTGATGGATGACAAGGATACGATCCGCGATGTGCTCAACAGCCTGCTCCAGCTGGACCACGAACGCGAAATCACGGAGCTTGAATACGAATTCGAGAAGCCCATCGACATCTTTATGCCGGAGAATGATCCGGCTCGGCTTGATGTTTGGGTACACACTCGGGACAATCGCCATATGAATATCGAAATGCAGAACAAGGTGCACTCGTTCTTTTATGACCGCATGCAGCTCTACAACACGTACCTCACGCTGCGCGGCAAGTACGAGTTTAACCGTTCTCCCTATTTCTTGGGCCTACCGGAAGAGGAACGCAGGTATCGCTACTACGAACTTCCGGAAACGGTATCCATCTGGCTTTGCAACGACCCGATTCTCAAGCCGAAGGATATCTACAAGGATGTATGGTCCACCTATAGCGAACATGATGTCAAGTCTGGGAACGCCCTTCCCATTTCGCGGAAAAATAGGTATATTGTTATTGACTTGCCTAATTTCGTGAAGTTGCGCAAGGGTGTGAAAACCCGCGAGGATTTCTGGCTTAGGCTTATCTCTAGGGGGCCACTCCAGGTTCCCAAGACGGAAGATCCGATTTTCGCGAATGCACTTGACCGCTTGCGTGTAAGTCGCATGAGCCCAGAACTTTTGAAAGCATTGGAGGCTAACATGTTCGACCATCATGAATACGAAGTTCTCGAAGCTGAAGCCTTCCTCAAGGGCGAAGCAAGGGGCCTTGCTAGTGGTATGAAAAAAGGTGCCCAGCAGGAACGCGAAAAGAACGAAGCCCTGACTACAAAACGAGCCAATTATCTCCGCTCGCAGAATGTACCGGACGACGTGATTTCTACAATGCTTTCGCTTAAGTAA
- a CDS encoding FISUMP domain-containing protein — MKDSYFTDPRDGETYRTVKIGNQIWFAENLRHKCEGAQAYAGGMGYLCLNGETPPYDWNCDPNVKKYGLCYYWKFAEAAVPEGWRLPNNDDWRDLFNAVGAKCEMGEHGAETYLGAALALKSKDDWEEDELFPVGKSADAFNFTAYPAGCMEEFGFCGARGRHTRFWSSVGRNKWAYRVCLDNFYDDAVLDRFWNDFSCANSIRCVKDA; from the coding sequence ATGAAAGACTCATACTTTACAGACCCGCGAGACGGTGAAACCTACCGCACCGTGAAAATCGGAAATCAGATTTGGTTCGCCGAAAACTTGCGGCATAAATGCGAAGGTGCGCAGGCGTATGCCGGCGGCATGGGGTATTTGTGCTTGAATGGCGAAACGCCGCCTTACGATTGGAACTGCGACCCAAATGTGAAGAAATATGGCTTGTGCTACTACTGGAAATTTGCAGAAGCCGCAGTCCCCGAGGGCTGGCGCTTGCCGAACAATGACGATTGGCGAGACTTGTTTAATGCAGTTGGCGCAAAATGTGAAATGGGCGAGCATGGTGCCGAAACTTACCTCGGGGCGGCTCTTGCGTTAAAGTCCAAAGACGATTGGGAAGAAGACGAACTGTTCCCTGTTGGCAAAAGTGCTGATGCATTCAACTTTACGGCGTATCCGGCGGGTTGCATGGAAGAATTCGGTTTTTGCGGAGCACGAGGCCGACACACTCGTTTCTGGAGTTCTGTCGGGCGAAACAAATGGGCTTACCGCGTTTGCCTGGACAACTTCTACGACGATGCTGTTCTCGACCGCTTCTGGAACGACTTCTCCTGCGCGAATTCAATCCGCTGCGTGAAGGATGCGTAA